Proteins encoded by one window of Tunturibacter psychrotolerans:
- a CDS encoding ABC transporter permease: MATLSYRSAAKIAAREMHSSRGKFFFVILSVAIGVAALTGVRGFSSSFRSTLLNRARAIMAADLSARMFQQPTPDQQKALDEIAATGVEITPVTELLSMASSSKTLDPLLVSLKSVDPAMYPFYGQVELAPTAQLKNVLTAYTVAVADDLLVRLNLKVGDQLKIGTQFFRIASVVVNEPDRLSGSFAAGPRVLISREGLEASGLLAPGSHAGQRYLFKVPRPANGAPISDKAVADLKLRLEKLLPEAQVIDYRETNPALTQGLDRATSLLSLMSLVALVLGAIGVAMAMRAHLQQRLDTIAIMKSLGARSGQIIKIYLLQTLLLGLAGGLLGVALGVAVQLSFPHLLARLIHVDTEFNLQPRTVITGLTAGLLTTLLFTLPPLLDIRGVRPILILRRAVEDNDDPFVTAAWRKITKNLAQVAAAILILAGLAAIATTLSDSLVVGEVFSFGLVAVLAVLLLASVGVLAGLRFFLSKTRLHLPSSLRHGLANLYRPGNPSAALLAALGLGVMQIMTVYLVQQAVVSELHVSAAPNLPNVFLIDITNDEVAGIRALLKSQPSVTAPPELLPVVSSRIVEIDGVPANEAKLKNFPKRMLRSISLTWSATSPPGTKTVEGNWWSIDEKRPVVAIEKRQADRLGVQVGSHITFAAQDTQFVATVVALTKSDGQHAYSRAEFILPQPALAGLPVVWYGGVHADPSHVGDLQRALYHFFPTVTVINVAQALETVRAVVMQITYVIQFLAAFSIFAGIIILASSIAGTRYRRIREVVVLKTLGATRARIATVFSIEFAVLGLVAGAVGILFANIIARVLLNKLTVAYHFQWLWTLGALLGTAVLTVATGWVASHRILGRKPLEVLREE; the protein is encoded by the coding sequence GTGGCCACTCTCTCCTATCGTTCCGCTGCGAAGATCGCTGCTCGCGAGATGCACTCCTCCCGCGGAAAATTTTTCTTCGTCATCCTCTCGGTCGCGATCGGTGTCGCCGCGCTTACGGGAGTCCGCGGCTTCTCCTCGTCCTTCCGAAGCACTCTGCTCAATCGCGCCCGCGCGATCATGGCCGCGGATCTCTCCGCAAGGATGTTTCAGCAGCCAACCCCGGACCAGCAGAAGGCGCTCGACGAGATCGCCGCAACCGGCGTCGAGATCACCCCCGTCACCGAACTCCTCTCGATGGCGTCGTCCTCGAAGACCCTCGACCCGTTGCTTGTCTCGCTCAAATCCGTAGACCCCGCGATGTACCCCTTCTACGGACAAGTAGAACTCGCCCCAACCGCCCAACTAAAAAACGTACTAACTGCGTACACCGTCGCCGTCGCTGATGATCTTCTCGTGCGGTTGAACCTCAAAGTAGGTGATCAACTCAAGATCGGCACGCAGTTTTTTCGAATCGCATCAGTCGTCGTCAACGAACCCGACCGCCTGTCAGGAAGCTTCGCAGCAGGGCCACGCGTGCTCATCTCGCGCGAAGGCCTTGAAGCCAGCGGCCTCCTCGCCCCCGGAAGCCACGCCGGCCAGCGGTATCTCTTCAAAGTCCCCAGACCCGCCAACGGCGCCCCCATCTCCGACAAAGCTGTAGCCGACCTGAAGCTGCGCCTCGAAAAACTCCTCCCCGAGGCACAGGTCATCGACTACCGCGAGACCAATCCAGCGCTCACGCAAGGCCTCGATCGCGCCACCAGCCTGCTCTCCCTCATGAGCCTCGTCGCCCTCGTCCTTGGAGCGATCGGCGTCGCCATGGCCATGCGGGCGCACCTCCAACAGCGCCTCGACACCATCGCAATCATGAAGTCTCTCGGCGCGCGCTCCGGCCAGATCATCAAAATCTACCTCCTCCAGACCCTCCTCCTCGGTCTCGCAGGTGGTCTGTTAGGCGTAGCTCTCGGCGTCGCAGTGCAGCTTAGTTTCCCCCACCTGCTGGCGCGTCTCATCCACGTCGACACCGAGTTCAATCTCCAGCCTCGCACCGTCATCACCGGCCTGACCGCCGGTCTACTCACTACACTTCTTTTCACCCTGCCACCGCTGCTGGACATTCGCGGGGTCCGCCCCATCCTGATCCTTCGCCGAGCCGTCGAAGACAACGACGATCCCTTCGTCACCGCAGCGTGGCGCAAGATCACCAAAAATCTCGCGCAGGTCGCCGCTGCAATCCTCATCCTTGCAGGACTAGCAGCCATAGCAACCACACTCAGCGACTCGCTCGTCGTAGGTGAAGTCTTCTCATTCGGCCTCGTCGCCGTTCTAGCAGTGCTCCTGCTGGCCTCGGTAGGAGTCCTCGCCGGCCTCCGCTTCTTCCTATCAAAGACACGTCTCCATCTGCCATCCTCTCTTCGCCACGGTCTCGCCAATCTCTACCGCCCCGGCAACCCCTCCGCCGCTCTCCTCGCAGCACTAGGCCTGGGCGTCATGCAGATCATGACCGTCTATCTTGTCCAACAAGCAGTCGTCTCGGAACTCCACGTCTCCGCCGCCCCCAACCTCCCCAACGTCTTCCTCATCGATATCACCAACGACGAAGTCGCCGGAATCCGAGCACTGCTCAAGTCGCAACCAAGCGTCACTGCGCCACCAGAGCTCCTTCCCGTCGTCTCATCCCGCATCGTCGAAATCGACGGCGTCCCGGCAAATGAGGCAAAGCTGAAGAACTTCCCCAAGCGAATGCTCCGCTCCATCAGCCTCACCTGGTCCGCAACCTCTCCTCCAGGAACCAAAACGGTAGAAGGGAACTGGTGGTCTATCGATGAAAAACGCCCAGTCGTCGCCATCGAAAAACGTCAGGCCGACCGGCTCGGAGTCCAGGTAGGTTCACACATCACCTTCGCCGCACAGGACACGCAGTTCGTCGCCACCGTCGTGGCTCTCACAAAATCCGACGGCCAGCATGCCTACTCGCGCGCGGAGTTCATCCTGCCACAGCCCGCACTCGCTGGCCTGCCGGTCGTCTGGTACGGCGGCGTCCATGCCGACCCCAGCCACGTTGGCGATCTCCAGCGCGCTCTCTACCACTTCTTCCCGACCGTCACGGTAATCAACGTCGCCCAGGCGCTCGAAACCGTAAGAGCCGTAGTCATGCAGATCACCTACGTCATTCAGTTTCTCGCTGCATTTTCCATTTTCGCCGGCATCATCATTCTCGCCAGCTCGATCGCCGGAACTCGCTACCGCCGCATCCGGGAAGTCGTTGTCCTCAAAACCCTAGGCGCCACACGCGCCCGCATCGCCACCGTCTTCTCCATCGAATTCGCAGTACTCGGCCTGGTTGCAGGAGCCGTCGGCATTCTCTTCGCAAACATCATCGCGCGAGTCCTGCTCAACAAACTCACCGTCGCCTACCACTTCCAATGGCTGTGGACTCTCGGCGCCCTCCTCGGAACAGCAGTCCTGACGGTTGCAACCGGCTGGGTGGCAAGCCACCGAATCCTTGGCCGAAAGCCGTTGGAAGTTCTCCGCGAAGAATAA
- a CDS encoding ABC transporter ATP-binding protein: MIAVKDLRKSIRNGPRTVDILKGLDFTVPKGQFAAIMGSSGSGKSTLLGLLAGLDTPSAGSVRLNGTEISYLPEDKLAQVRGKTIGFVFQSYQLIPTLTALENVLLPHELNADTNENGIPRARDLLSSVGLAERMDHYPVQLSGGEQQRVALARAFILRPPIVLADEPTGNLDTTNGAHVLELLLNLNRTEGTTLVLVTHDPVLASYANRRITLRDGLIIADEINPTPADATREAALTEG, encoded by the coding sequence ATGATCGCTGTGAAAGACCTCCGCAAGTCGATCCGCAACGGCCCCCGAACCGTCGACATTCTCAAAGGACTGGACTTCACAGTTCCAAAGGGTCAGTTCGCCGCCATCATGGGCTCGAGCGGTAGCGGAAAATCCACTCTCCTCGGTCTGCTGGCGGGCCTCGACACTCCAAGCGCAGGCAGTGTTCGACTCAACGGCACCGAGATAAGCTATCTTCCGGAGGACAAACTCGCCCAGGTCCGCGGAAAAACCATCGGATTCGTCTTCCAGTCCTATCAACTGATCCCCACTCTCACGGCCCTCGAAAATGTCCTCCTTCCGCACGAGTTGAACGCCGACACAAACGAAAACGGTATCCCCCGCGCACGCGACCTGCTCTCAAGCGTCGGCCTCGCCGAACGCATGGATCACTATCCGGTCCAGTTGTCCGGCGGCGAGCAACAGCGAGTAGCGTTAGCACGAGCCTTCATCCTGCGCCCTCCCATCGTCCTAGCGGACGAGCCCACAGGAAATCTCGACACCACCAACGGCGCCCACGTGCTGGAGCTTCTTCTTAACCTCAATCGCACCGAAGGCACAACGCTCGTACTCGTAACCCACGATCCCGTCTTGGCCTCCTACGCCAACCGCCGAATCACACTGCGCGATGGGCTCATCATCGCCGACGAAATCAACCCCACCCCGGCCGACGCTACCCGCGAAGCCGCCCTGACCGAAGGCTAG